A single region of the Bos mutus isolate GX-2022 chromosome 24, NWIPB_WYAK_1.1, whole genome shotgun sequence genome encodes:
- the LOC102275094 gene encoding zinc finger protein 397 isoform X2, with amino-acid sequence MAVESRAVSTPVPQNSQEQELILVKVEESRSWGQKLKQSGSARSCQELFRQQFRKFCYQETPGPREALGRLQELCYQWLRPELHTKEQILELLVLEQFLSILPEELQIWVQQHSPKNGEEAVTLLEDLEREFDDPGQQVPATPQGPPMPWKDLTCLGAAQEFTHIQRQPLKKQLKPWEPCLSPKSGCENNESAIKKDISGEKSQRLSQEPSFGGFSEHKSSLEWQQGSAPGETLRRCPSQRASFSPVIFTHKLLANRDHPEPQRNLILSTNSVTYQKVPTEERPYRCDICGHSFKQHSSLTQHQRIHTGEKPYKCNQCGKAFSLRSYLIIHQRIHSGEKAYECSECGKAFNQSSALIRHRKIHTGEKACKCNECGKAFSQSSYLIIHQRIHTGEKPYECNECGKTFSQSSKLIRHQRIHTGERPYECNECGKAFRQSSELITHQRIHSGEKPYECNECGKAFSLSSNLIRHQRIHSGEEPYQCNECGKTFKRSSALVQHQRIHSGEEAYICSECGKAFRHRSVLTRHQRVHTVK; translated from the exons ATGGCTGTGGAATCCAGAGCAGTTTcaaccccagtacctcagaattcTCAGGAACAAGAGCTGATACTGGTGAAAGTAGAAGAAAGCCGTTCTTGGGGTCAGAAACTTAAGCAGAGTGGGAGTGCCCGATCCTGCCAAGAATTGTTTCGCCAGCAGTTCAGAAAGTTCTGCTACCAGGAGACACCGGGGCCCCGGGAAGCGCTGGGCCGACTCCAGGAGCTTTGCTATCAGTGGCTCAGGCCTGAGTTGCACACGAAGGAGCAGATCCTGGAGCTGCTGGTGCTGGAGCAGTTCCTGAGTATCCTGCCAGAGGAGCTGCAGATCTGGGTTCAGCAGCATAGTCCAAAGAATGGCGAGGAAGCTGTGACTCTGTTGGAGGATCTGGAGAGGGAATTTGATGATCCCGGGCAGCAG GTCCCAGCTACTCCACAGGGACCACCAATGCCTTGGAAGGATTTGACCTGTCTTGGAGCAGCCCAGGAGTTTACACATATTCAACGCCAGCCTTTAAAGAAACAGCTGAAACCCTGGGAACCTTGCCTTTCCCCCAAGAGTG GTTGTGAGAATAATGAATCAGCAATAAAGAAGGACATTTCAGGAGAGAAATCACAGAGACTTTCCCAGGAGCCTTCATTTGGAGGATTCAGTGAACACAAAAGCAGTTTAGAGTGGCAGCAAGGGAGTGCTCCAGGGGAGACATTGAGAAGATGCCCTTCCCAGAGGGCCAGTTTTAGTCCAGTAATCTTCACACACAAATTGCTAGCAAACAGAGACCACCCTGAGCCCCAGAGAAACTTGATTCTAAGCACAAACTCTGTAACCTATCAGAAAGTTCCTACAGAAGAGAGACCTTACAGGTGTGACATCTGCGGGCACAGCTTCAAACAGCATTCTTCTCTAACACAACACCAGAGAATCCATACTGGAGAAAAGCCCTACAAATGTAACCAGTGTGGGAAGGCCTTTAGTTTGAGGTCCTATCTTATTATTCATCAGAGAATCCATAGCGGTGAGAAAGCCTATGAATGTAGCGAATGCGGGAAGGCCTTCAACCAGAGCTCAGCCCTCATTAGACATCGGAAAATCCACACTGGTGAGAAAGCTTGTAAATGTAATGAGTGTGGCAAAGCATTCAGTCAGAGTTCCTATCTCATTATCCATCAAAGAATTCACACTGGTGAGAAACCCTATGAGTGTAATGAGTGTGGGAAAACCTTTAGCCAAAGCTCAAAGCTTATCAGACACCAGCGAATTCATACAGGAGAAAGGCCTTACGAATGTAACGAGTGTGGAAAAGCTTTCAGGCAGAGCTCAGAGCTGATAACCCATCAGAGAATACATAgtggagagaaaccctatgagTGTAATGAGTGTGGAAAAGCCTTCAGCCTGAGCTCAAACCTCATCAGACATCAAAGAATTCACAGTGGAGAGGAACCTTATCAGTGTAACGAATGCGGCAAAACCTTCAAAAGGAGCTCAGCCCTTGTGCAGCATCAGAGAATCCATTCCGGGGAAGAGGCTTACATATGTAGTGAGTGCGGCAAGGCCTTCAGGCACAGATCAGTCCTCACGCGCCATCAGAGAGTCCACACTGTAAAGTGA
- the LOC102275094 gene encoding zinc finger protein 397 isoform X1 yields the protein MAVESRAVSTPVPQNSQEQELILVKVEESRSWGQKLKQSGSARSCQELFRQQFRKFCYQETPGPREALGRLQELCYQWLRPELHTKEQILELLVLEQFLSILPEELQIWVQQHSPKNGEEAVTLLEDLEREFDDPGQQVGTGRCDMLWEKECTDSSMWHHHKNGVPATPQGPPMPWKDLTCLGAAQEFTHIQRQPLKKQLKPWEPCLSPKSVSNKQGPQSPKDERRQPVLEISGCENNESAIKKDISGEKSQRLSQEPSFGGFSEHKSSLEWQQGSAPGETLRRCPSQRASFSPVIFTHKLLANRDHPEPQRNLILSTNSVTYQKVPTEERPYRCDICGHSFKQHSSLTQHQRIHTGEKPYKCNQCGKAFSLRSYLIIHQRIHSGEKAYECSECGKAFNQSSALIRHRKIHTGEKACKCNECGKAFSQSSYLIIHQRIHTGEKPYECNECGKTFSQSSKLIRHQRIHTGERPYECNECGKAFRQSSELITHQRIHSGEKPYECNECGKAFSLSSNLIRHQRIHSGEEPYQCNECGKTFKRSSALVQHQRIHSGEEAYICSECGKAFRHRSVLTRHQRVHTVK from the exons ATGGCTGTGGAATCCAGAGCAGTTTcaaccccagtacctcagaattcTCAGGAACAAGAGCTGATACTGGTGAAAGTAGAAGAAAGCCGTTCTTGGGGTCAGAAACTTAAGCAGAGTGGGAGTGCCCGATCCTGCCAAGAATTGTTTCGCCAGCAGTTCAGAAAGTTCTGCTACCAGGAGACACCGGGGCCCCGGGAAGCGCTGGGCCGACTCCAGGAGCTTTGCTATCAGTGGCTCAGGCCTGAGTTGCACACGAAGGAGCAGATCCTGGAGCTGCTGGTGCTGGAGCAGTTCCTGAGTATCCTGCCAGAGGAGCTGCAGATCTGGGTTCAGCAGCATAGTCCAAAGAATGGCGAGGAAGCTGTGACTCTGTTGGAGGATCTGGAGAGGGAATTTGATGATCCCGGGCAGCAGGTGGGAACAGGGAGATGTGATATGTTATGGGAAAAGGAATGTACAGACTCGAGCATGTGGCATCATCATAAGAATGGG GTCCCAGCTACTCCACAGGGACCACCAATGCCTTGGAAGGATTTGACCTGTCTTGGAGCAGCCCAGGAGTTTACACATATTCAACGCCAGCCTTTAAAGAAACAGCTGAAACCCTGGGAACCTTGCCTTTCCCCCAAGAGTG TGTCAAATAAGCAAGGGCCACAAAGTCCCAAAGATGAGAGAAGACAACCCGTTCTGGAAATTTCAG GTTGTGAGAATAATGAATCAGCAATAAAGAAGGACATTTCAGGAGAGAAATCACAGAGACTTTCCCAGGAGCCTTCATTTGGAGGATTCAGTGAACACAAAAGCAGTTTAGAGTGGCAGCAAGGGAGTGCTCCAGGGGAGACATTGAGAAGATGCCCTTCCCAGAGGGCCAGTTTTAGTCCAGTAATCTTCACACACAAATTGCTAGCAAACAGAGACCACCCTGAGCCCCAGAGAAACTTGATTCTAAGCACAAACTCTGTAACCTATCAGAAAGTTCCTACAGAAGAGAGACCTTACAGGTGTGACATCTGCGGGCACAGCTTCAAACAGCATTCTTCTCTAACACAACACCAGAGAATCCATACTGGAGAAAAGCCCTACAAATGTAACCAGTGTGGGAAGGCCTTTAGTTTGAGGTCCTATCTTATTATTCATCAGAGAATCCATAGCGGTGAGAAAGCCTATGAATGTAGCGAATGCGGGAAGGCCTTCAACCAGAGCTCAGCCCTCATTAGACATCGGAAAATCCACACTGGTGAGAAAGCTTGTAAATGTAATGAGTGTGGCAAAGCATTCAGTCAGAGTTCCTATCTCATTATCCATCAAAGAATTCACACTGGTGAGAAACCCTATGAGTGTAATGAGTGTGGGAAAACCTTTAGCCAAAGCTCAAAGCTTATCAGACACCAGCGAATTCATACAGGAGAAAGGCCTTACGAATGTAACGAGTGTGGAAAAGCTTTCAGGCAGAGCTCAGAGCTGATAACCCATCAGAGAATACATAgtggagagaaaccctatgagTGTAATGAGTGTGGAAAAGCCTTCAGCCTGAGCTCAAACCTCATCAGACATCAAAGAATTCACAGTGGAGAGGAACCTTATCAGTGTAACGAATGCGGCAAAACCTTCAAAAGGAGCTCAGCCCTTGTGCAGCATCAGAGAATCCATTCCGGGGAAGAGGCTTACATATGTAGTGAGTGCGGCAAGGCCTTCAGGCACAGATCAGTCCTCACGCGCCATCAGAGAGTCCACACTGTAAAGTGA